GGCGACGATCTCGTCGACGACTCGGTCGACGTCCTTCAAGCCCGCCTCGGCGAGCGTCGAGATCCCCTGCAGGCCGACGACCCGAATACCGTACCGGCGGCCGAAGTAGCCGAAGGCGTCGTGGGCGGTGATGAGCACGCGCTGCTCGACCGGGATGGTCGCAATGAGCTCTTTGACCCAGGCGTCGAGCTCCGCGAGCTCAGCCTCGTACGCCTGTCGGTTGGCGGCGAAGGTCGCAGCATGGGCCGGTGCGAGGCGGGCGAGCTCGCGCTCGATCGGCGCCAACGTCTTCGCCCAGAGAGCGACGTCGAACCAGACGTGCGGGTCGTACTGACCGGCCATCTCCGGCGGCTCGCGCAGCTCGTCGCGCGGCAGATCCTCGCTCACCGCGACCACCGGCCGGGTGCGCGCCATCTTCACCAGCACGTCGCCCATCTTGCCCTCGAGATGGAGCCCGTTGTAGAGGATCAGGTCGGCGTCGGCGAGGAGGCGGACGTCGCCCTCGCTCGCCTTGTAGAGGTGCGGGTCGACTCCCGGGCCCATCAGCGCTGTGACGGCGACGTGCTCGCCGCCGAGCCGCCGCGCCGCATCGCCGATCATTCCTGTGGTCGCGACGACGCGCAGCGGACCGGAAGTGGTGTCACGCCCGGCCTCCGGCGGCGCGCAACCCTGCGCGACCAGGGCGACGACCATGAAGGCCGAAGCCCGAAGTTGTAATTTGGACATATCAAAAGTATGCTCTCGACATGACAAGAAGTCAAGTTGGTGCCGCATTTCCTTCCCCCCACTCTCTTTCGGGATAGCCTCCCCGCGATGGCGACGTCGACGGTCGAGGACTACCTGAAGCAGATCCTGCTCGAAGAGCTCGTGGGGGGAGGAGGGCGTGTGTCCACCGGGCGGATCGCGCAGGCTCTCGCGGTGACGCCGGGCACCGTGACCTCGATGCTGAAGACGCTCGCCGACGGCGATCTCGTCGACTACGAGGCCTACGGCGGCGTTCGACTCACGGCGGCGGGCCGGCGACTCGCGCTTCACGTCGTCCGGCGCCACCGGCTCATCGAGCTCTTCCTGGTTCGGGTCATGGGCATCGACTGGAGCGAGGTCCATGCCGAGGCCGAGCGACTGGAGCACGCTGTCTCCGAGCGCCTGATCGAGAGAATGGACGAGATGCTCGGTCACCCCTCGGTCGATCCGCACGGCGACCCGATCCCCTCGGCGGCCCTCGCCCTGCCCACCGACGCCTCCGACCTCCCGACGCTCGCCGCCGGCAGGATCGGCGCGCGCTATCGCGTGGCGCGCATCGCCGATCAGTCTCCCGACTTCCTGCGCGTCGTCGAGAAGCTGGGGCTGCGGCCCGGCAAGAAACTCCGCCTTCTCGCGGTC
This genomic window from Thermoanaerobaculia bacterium contains:
- a CDS encoding zinc ABC transporter substrate-binding protein, whose amino-acid sequence is MSKLQLRASAFMVVALVAQGCAPPEAGRDTTSGPLRVVATTGMIGDAARRLGGEHVAVTALMGPGVDPHLYKASEGDVRLLADADLILYNGLHLEGKMGDVLVKMARTRPVVAVSEDLPRDELREPPEMAGQYDPHVWFDVALWAKTLAPIERELARLAPAHAATFAANRQAYEAELAELDAWVKELIATIPVEQRVLITAHDAFGYFGRRYGIRVVGLQGISTLAEAGLKDVDRVVDEIVAKRIPAIFVESSVPRRAIEAVESAVRSRGHEVVIGGQLFSDALGAADSPAGNYPGMVRANVETIVRSLGGTL
- a CDS encoding metal-dependent transcriptional regulator; amino-acid sequence: MATSTVEDYLKQILLEELVGGGGRVSTGRIAQALAVTPGTVTSMLKTLADGDLVDYEAYGGVRLTAAGRRLALHVVRRHRLIELFLVRVMGIDWSEVHAEAERLEHAVSERLIERMDEMLGHPSVDPHGDPIPSAALALPTDASDLPTLAAGRIGARYRVARIADQSPDFLRVVEKLGLRPGKKLRLLAVDPAADTLEVELDSGIRSRRASLGLRAAEKIHVERA